In a genomic window of Octadecabacter temperatus:
- a CDS encoding ABC transporter ATP-binding protein, with translation MTAPVIEIRNLHKAYGDLEVLKGVDISAPAGHVVSLIGSSGSGKSTLLRCANLLEDSQQGDVLFCGEPVTWKGTGLARHPADRAQMIRIRTNLSMVFQQFNLWSHMTILQNVMEAPLTVLKRDREEVEASARKYLEKVGIGDKCDVYPAMLSGGQQQRAAIARALCMEPKALLFDEPTSALDPELEQEVVKVIKDLATEGRTMLVVTHDMRMAHDISDHVVFLHQGLIEEQGPPKELFNNPKSERLRGFLSVTQTA, from the coding sequence ATGACCGCTCCTGTCATCGAAATCCGGAACCTTCACAAAGCATATGGCGACCTCGAAGTCTTAAAGGGTGTCGATATCAGCGCCCCTGCGGGCCATGTTGTCAGTCTGATTGGGTCTTCTGGGTCCGGCAAATCCACGCTGCTGCGTTGCGCCAACCTGCTTGAAGACAGCCAGCAAGGGGATGTGTTGTTTTGCGGCGAGCCCGTGACGTGGAAAGGTACAGGACTTGCGCGTCACCCTGCAGATCGCGCACAGATGATTCGCATTCGCACGAACCTCAGCATGGTGTTCCAGCAGTTCAATCTGTGGTCGCACATGACGATCCTTCAAAACGTGATGGAAGCGCCATTAACTGTGTTGAAACGGGATCGCGAAGAAGTCGAAGCCTCTGCGCGCAAGTATTTGGAAAAAGTCGGCATCGGTGACAAATGCGATGTGTATCCGGCGATGCTGTCGGGTGGCCAGCAACAACGCGCCGCGATTGCGCGTGCGCTTTGTATGGAACCAAAGGCACTGCTGTTTGATGAACCAACCTCGGCACTCGACCCTGAGCTCGAGCAAGAAGTCGTTAAAGTTATCAAAGACTTGGCGACTGAGGGGCGCACGATGCTGGTCGTCACCCACGACATGCGGATGGCACACGATATTTCGGACCATGTCGTATTCCTTCATCAGGGCCTGATCGAAGAGCAAGGCCCGCCTAAGGAATTGTTCAACAATCCGAAATCCGAACGGCTACGCGGGTTTCTTTCCGTCACGCAAACCGCTTAA
- a CDS encoding ABC transporter permease: MECLDTIADYALRSVGVGERLLPRSDFTLCQQFTLIGSGMIWNIYFGLLALLTGFFLATAVAVGKAAHNPIIRKASEWFIFVFRGSPLFIQFFFAYFFFLSLKSQYAFFDAFTSAWLGALIVLFLNTAAYTGEIFYGALQSIPKGDTEAADAYGLSGWPRFRRVIWPTMLRLAWPAYTNEAIFLFHSTTLVFFSGFPVWGQKGDALYYAAFFADKTFNPFIPYPILAFYFILLTLVIIAIMGKIGTRLNRHLPQDAKPKFRFRPQIIR; this comes from the coding sequence ATGGAATGTTTAGACACCATTGCAGACTACGCCCTGCGCTCAGTCGGGGTTGGCGAACGGTTGTTGCCACGTTCTGATTTCACCCTGTGTCAGCAGTTCACGCTGATCGGTTCCGGCATGATCTGGAACATCTATTTCGGGCTGCTTGCGCTTTTGACGGGCTTCTTTCTGGCGACAGCCGTGGCCGTTGGCAAGGCGGCACATAACCCGATCATCCGCAAAGCCTCGGAATGGTTCATCTTTGTTTTCCGCGGTTCACCGCTGTTTATTCAGTTCTTCTTTGCGTATTTCTTCTTCCTTTCCCTCAAAAGTCAGTACGCGTTCTTTGATGCGTTTACCTCTGCGTGGCTTGGTGCGCTGATCGTATTGTTCCTCAACACCGCCGCCTACACGGGCGAGATCTTTTATGGTGCGCTGCAATCCATCCCTAAAGGCGACACTGAAGCCGCAGATGCCTACGGTCTGTCCGGCTGGCCCCGCTTCCGGCGTGTGATCTGGCCAACAATGTTGCGCCTTGCGTGGCCGGCCTACACCAACGAAGCGATCTTTCTGTTCCATTCCACAACACTTGTGTTCTTCAGCGGCTTCCCTGTTTGGGGTCAGAAAGGTGACGCGCTTTACTACGCTGCCTTTTTTGCCGACAAAACGTTCAACCCCTTCATTCCTTACCCCATTTTGGCGTTCTATTTCATCCTACTGACCCTGGTCATCATTGCGATTATGGGGAAAATCGGCACGCGCCTGAACAGACATTTGCCGCAAGACGCCAAGCCCAAGTTCCGTTTCCGTCCTCAAATTATTCGGTGA
- a CDS encoding CTP synthase translates to MARYVFITGGVVSSLGKGLASAALGSLLQARGFSVRLRKLDPYLNVDPGTMSPFEHGEVFVTDDGAETDLDLGHYERFTGVPARMTDSVSSGRVYSTVLEKERRGDYLGKTIQVVPHVTNEIKDFLHVGDDEVDFMLCEIGGTVGDIEGLPFFEAIRQFSHDKPRGECIFMHLTLLPYLAASGELKTKPTQHSVKELQSIGIAPDILVCRSEHPIPEKEREKIALFCNVRKEAVVAAYDLKSIYEAPLAYHKQGLDQAVLDAFNITPAPKPDLSVWNDVYDRIHTTDGEVNVAIVGKYTQLEDAYKSFKEALTHGGMANRVKVNVSWVDAEVFDSEDAAPHLQGYHAILVPGGFGERGTEGKIKAAQYARENKIPYFGICLGMQMAVIEAARNVAGISEAGSEEFDHEAGKKRFEPVVYHLKEWVQGNAKVKRKSDDDKGGTMRLGSYDATLTAGSKVAEIYGTQAIEERHRHRYEVDTKYRAKLEDAGLCFSGMSPDGKLPEIVEWTDHPWFIGVQFHPELKSKPFAPHPLFADFVRAAVEASRLV, encoded by the coding sequence ATGGCGCGTTACGTATTCATCACTGGTGGGGTTGTGTCCTCGCTTGGCAAAGGTTTGGCATCTGCGGCTCTGGGCTCTCTGTTGCAGGCCCGTGGGTTCTCGGTTCGCTTGCGTAAGTTGGATCCCTACCTGAACGTTGATCCCGGAACGATGTCCCCGTTTGAGCACGGCGAAGTTTTCGTTACGGACGATGGCGCGGAAACCGATCTGGATCTTGGCCACTACGAACGTTTCACGGGTGTCCCTGCACGTATGACGGATTCTGTGTCCTCTGGGCGGGTGTATTCCACCGTGTTGGAAAAAGAACGCCGTGGCGATTACTTGGGCAAAACCATTCAGGTGGTGCCGCACGTCACAAACGAGATCAAAGACTTCCTGCATGTGGGCGATGACGAAGTCGACTTTATGCTGTGCGAAATCGGCGGCACGGTCGGCGACATCGAAGGCCTGCCATTCTTTGAGGCGATCCGTCAGTTTTCCCACGACAAACCGCGCGGCGAGTGCATCTTCATGCATCTGACGTTGCTTCCGTACTTGGCGGCATCGGGTGAGTTGAAGACGAAACCGACGCAGCACTCGGTTAAGGAATTGCAATCCATCGGCATCGCGCCTGACATTCTGGTCTGCCGTTCAGAACATCCAATTCCCGAAAAGGAACGCGAAAAGATCGCGCTGTTCTGTAACGTGCGCAAAGAGGCCGTTGTCGCGGCCTACGACCTAAAGTCCATTTACGAAGCGCCACTGGCCTACCACAAGCAAGGCCTCGACCAAGCGGTGTTGGATGCCTTCAACATCACCCCTGCGCCGAAACCCGACCTGTCCGTTTGGAACGACGTCTATGACCGCATCCACACGACAGACGGTGAAGTGAATGTCGCGATTGTCGGCAAGTACACGCAACTTGAAGACGCCTATAAGTCCTTCAAAGAGGCGCTGACGCACGGCGGCATGGCCAACCGCGTGAAGGTGAATGTGTCTTGGGTCGACGCCGAAGTGTTTGATTCTGAGGACGCAGCACCGCACCTTCAAGGGTACCACGCGATCCTTGTCCCAGGTGGTTTTGGCGAACGGGGCACCGAAGGCAAAATCAAAGCCGCGCAATACGCCCGAGAGAATAAGATCCCTTACTTCGGGATCTGTCTCGGTATGCAAATGGCCGTGATTGAAGCTGCACGCAACGTGGCAGGCATTTCTGAAGCCGGTTCTGAGGAATTCGACCACGAGGCCGGAAAGAAACGCTTCGAACCGGTCGTCTACCATTTGAAAGAATGGGTACAGGGCAATGCCAAGGTTAAGCGCAAGTCGGATGACGACAAGGGCGGAACCATGCGCCTTGGGTCTTATGACGCGACACTGACGGCTGGATCGAAGGTTGCTGAAATCTATGGCACGCAAGCCATCGAAGAACGCCATCGCCACCGCTATGAGGTGGACACCAAGTACCGCGCGAAACTGGAAGACGCAGGCCTGTGTTTTTCAGGCATGTCACCAGATGGTAAATTGCCTGAGATCGTTGAGTGGACGGATCATCCGTGGTTCATCGGTGTGCAGTTCCACCCAGAATTGAAGTCCAAGCCCTTCGCCCCGCACCCACTGTTTGCGGATTTCGTGCGGGCAGCGGTTGAAGCGTCTCGGTTGGTCTAA
- a CDS encoding glutamine synthetase family protein has protein sequence MSWSDKIPQAARDYLDANRLDEVECMISDLPGIARGKAVPAAKWEKLTQFHLPESIFFQTLTGGWGEAAGDAGFTEPDMVLKPDYSTTTAAPWAADGTLQVIHDAFDTRGDPIQFSPRNVLKRVVDLYEKEGWTPVVAPEMEFFLVARNTDPTKPIEPMIGRSGRPAAARQAYSMTAVDDYGPVIDDIYEFAEIQGFEIDGITQEGGAGQLEINLNHGDPVELADQVFFFKRLLKEAALKHNCYATFMAKPIENEPGSAMHVHHSILDKDGNNIFTGPQGGETDAFLHFIGGMQEYLPSVIAVMAPYVNSYRRYVKDHAAPINLEWARDNRTTGLRVPLSSPEARRIENRLAGMDCNPYLCIAASLACGYLGMKNQIRPDKRYEGDAYEGDGELPQGLYAALDLFDANTEMHEVLGPDFARVYSIVKRAEYEEFLHVISPWEREHLLLNV, from the coding sequence ATGAGTTGGAGTGATAAAATCCCGCAAGCCGCCCGCGACTATCTTGATGCGAACCGTCTGGACGAGGTCGAGTGCATGATCTCTGACCTGCCCGGCATCGCCCGCGGTAAGGCGGTTCCTGCGGCGAAATGGGAAAAATTGACGCAATTTCACTTGCCAGAATCCATCTTCTTTCAAACACTTACAGGTGGTTGGGGTGAAGCCGCAGGGGATGCGGGTTTTACGGAACCCGATATGGTTTTGAAACCAGACTACTCCACGACGACTGCCGCTCCATGGGCAGCGGACGGCACGTTGCAGGTCATTCATGATGCTTTTGACACCAGAGGTGATCCGATCCAGTTCAGCCCACGCAATGTTTTGAAGCGTGTTGTTGATCTCTATGAAAAAGAAGGTTGGACACCTGTTGTTGCGCCTGAGATGGAATTCTTCCTCGTGGCGCGCAACACTGATCCGACCAAGCCGATTGAACCGATGATTGGACGCTCTGGTCGCCCTGCTGCTGCCCGCCAAGCCTATTCCATGACGGCTGTGGACGACTACGGACCTGTCATTGATGACATCTATGAGTTCGCTGAAATTCAGGGGTTCGAGATTGATGGCATCACGCAAGAAGGCGGCGCTGGCCAACTTGAGATCAACCTCAACCACGGTGATCCGGTTGAGCTGGCCGATCAGGTCTTCTTCTTCAAACGCCTTTTGAAAGAAGCAGCGCTCAAACACAATTGCTACGCTACCTTTATGGCGAAACCGATTGAGAACGAGCCTGGTAGCGCCATGCATGTGCACCACTCAATCCTCGACAAGGACGGCAACAACATCTTCACCGGCCCGCAGGGTGGCGAAACGGATGCGTTCTTACATTTCATCGGCGGCATGCAAGAGTACCTGCCGAGCGTGATCGCGGTGATGGCCCCTTACGTGAACAGCTACCGCCGCTACGTCAAAGACCACGCTGCCCCAATCAATTTGGAATGGGCGCGTGACAATCGCACCACCGGCCTGCGTGTACCGTTATCGTCCCCCGAAGCACGTCGCATTGAGAACCGCCTCGCGGGGATGGATTGCAATCCTTACTTGTGTATCGCGGCGTCGCTGGCCTGTGGTTACCTCGGCATGAAGAACCAGATCCGCCCTGACAAACGGTATGAAGGGGACGCCTATGAAGGCGACGGTGAATTGCCCCAAGGTCTATACGCCGCGCTTGACCTGTTTGATGCAAACACGGAAATGCATGAGGTTCTCGGTCCAGATTTCGCCCGCGTTTATTCCATCGTAAAGCGCGCAGAATACGAAGAATTCTTGCACGTCATCAGCCCGTGGGAGCGTG
- a CDS encoding glutamine synthetase family protein, with amino-acid sequence MTWLHENPDIKTIRVAASDLNGVARGKRIPTKFAQNIEQDGTRFPLSVLNLDIWGEDIDNSPLVFEAGDPDGVALPTERGFMPMPWLENPSALLPMWMYREDGRPFDGDPRHALAAVLKRYADRGLTPICGTELEFYIVDDSGKDLKVVPSERSGKRRPGAEILSLRALDAFDNFFTALYDGAEAMDIPAETAISEAGLGQFEINLSHSHAMKAADDTWLFKLLVRGISRQHGFAASFMAKPYPEYAGNGMHVHFSVLDADGNNIFDNGGSQGTDVMQHAIAGCMNALGPSALILAPHGNSYDRLVPNAHAPTSICWAYENRTAAIRVPGGNHKARRIEHRVAGGDVNPYLMLAAVLGAALTGIEDAEMPPAPITGNAYDQGLPQLPGSWAEAIESFESDARIKRIFPAELIRNLVATKRQELQAFADLSPEEQIDLYLDTV; translated from the coding sequence ATGACATGGCTCCATGAGAACCCAGATATCAAAACCATCCGCGTTGCGGCCTCAGACCTGAACGGCGTGGCGCGTGGGAAACGGATCCCGACCAAGTTTGCGCAAAACATCGAACAAGACGGTACACGTTTCCCGCTATCGGTTCTGAACCTTGATATCTGGGGCGAAGACATCGACAACTCTCCGCTGGTTTTCGAAGCGGGTGACCCCGACGGCGTTGCCCTACCGACCGAACGTGGTTTTATGCCGATGCCGTGGCTGGAAAACCCGTCCGCCCTTTTGCCGATGTGGATGTATCGCGAAGATGGCCGCCCGTTTGACGGCGATCCCCGCCATGCCCTTGCCGCAGTGTTGAAACGCTATGCGGATCGTGGCCTAACGCCTATCTGCGGCACCGAGCTGGAATTCTACATCGTGGATGACAGCGGCAAAGATCTAAAGGTCGTTCCATCAGAACGGTCTGGTAAGCGTCGCCCAGGTGCTGAAATCCTGTCACTGCGTGCGCTGGATGCCTTCGATAACTTCTTCACCGCGCTTTATGACGGGGCCGAGGCGATGGATATTCCCGCGGAAACCGCCATTTCCGAAGCAGGCCTTGGTCAGTTTGAGATCAACCTGTCCCACAGCCACGCGATGAAAGCGGCGGACGACACGTGGTTGTTCAAACTGCTGGTGCGCGGCATTTCCCGCCAGCACGGCTTTGCAGCCAGTTTCATGGCGAAACCCTATCCGGAATATGCTGGCAACGGCATGCATGTGCATTTCTCGGTGTTGGACGCGGATGGCAACAACATCTTTGACAACGGCGGCAGTCAGGGCACAGACGTGATGCAGCACGCAATTGCAGGCTGCATGAACGCGCTTGGGCCATCCGCGCTGATCCTTGCTCCCCACGGCAATTCATATGATCGCTTGGTCCCCAATGCCCATGCGCCAACGTCTATTTGCTGGGCCTATGAAAACCGCACTGCAGCAATCCGCGTTCCCGGTGGCAATCACAAGGCACGCCGCATTGAACACCGCGTTGCGGGGGGCGATGTTAACCCCTACCTGATGCTCGCCGCAGTTCTGGGTGCGGCTTTGACGGGGATCGAGGACGCTGAAATGCCCCCTGCGCCGATAACAGGGAATGCTTATGATCAAGGTCTGCCACAGTTGCCCGGAAGTTGGGCAGAAGCGATCGAAAGCTTTGAATCTGACGCGCGCATCAAACGCATTTTTCCGGCAGAACTGATCCGCAACCTTGTCGCGACAAAGCGTCAAGAATTGCAGGCGTTTGCGGACCTCAGCCCCGAAGAACAGATCGACCTTTACCTAGATACCGTCTGA
- a CDS encoding transporter substrate-binding domain-containing protein, protein MKNLILTTAAVALTAGMAMAENHSVVRMGTEGAYAPWNFINDAGEVDGFERELGDELCARAELTCEWVTNEWDSIIPNLVSGNYDTIIAGMSITDERDEVIDFTTEYTPADPTSFVALSMDVDPAAGVVAAQTGTIQAAYIADQGWTLVEFATPEETIAAVRAGEADAVFADNSFLAAAIEGQDELMMLEQQVTLGGGVGMGIRESDNELRDTFNAAIQSMKDDGSLNELIVKWEVASTFE, encoded by the coding sequence ATGAAAAACCTTATCCTTACGACCGCTGCGGTCGCACTCACTGCTGGAATGGCAATGGCTGAAAACCACTCCGTTGTTCGCATGGGCACTGAGGGCGCATACGCCCCTTGGAACTTCATCAACGATGCTGGCGAAGTAGACGGCTTTGAGCGTGAGCTCGGTGACGAACTTTGCGCCCGTGCAGAACTCACATGTGAGTGGGTCACAAACGAATGGGACAGCATTATCCCGAACCTCGTATCCGGCAACTACGACACAATCATCGCAGGCATGTCCATCACAGACGAGCGTGACGAAGTAATCGACTTCACAACGGAATACACGCCTGCTGACCCAACATCGTTCGTGGCTTTGTCCATGGACGTTGACCCAGCTGCTGGCGTTGTTGCAGCACAGACAGGCACAATTCAGGCAGCCTACATTGCTGACCAAGGTTGGACTTTGGTCGAATTCGCCACGCCGGAAGAAACCATTGCTGCTGTGCGTGCTGGTGAAGCGGACGCTGTATTTGCAGACAACTCTTTCCTCGCGGCAGCAATCGAAGGCCAAGACGAACTGATGATGCTTGAACAGCAAGTCACTTTGGGTGGCGGCGTTGGCATGGGTATCCGTGAAAGCGACAACGAACTGCGTGACACTTTCAACGCGGCGATCCAGTCCATGAAGGACGACGGCTCCCTGAACGAACTGATCGTTAAGTGGGAAGTTGCTTCAACGTTCGAATAA
- a CDS encoding type 1 glutamine amidotransferase, with translation MKIGILQTGHSPDELRPVLGDYSNLFERLLANQGFTFETFDVVDDVFPDAPERCDGWLITGSKHGAYEDHPWIAPLETLIRDIYAQEVPLVGVCFGHQIIAQALGGKVEKFKDGWAVGRQTYDWDGETVSLNAWHQDQVVERPADATSVACNDFCENAALVYGKRAFTVQAHPEFEAELIDGLIRTRGGAVPADLISAARADLENEVDNKRLAAQISAFFKGVAA, from the coding sequence ATGAAAATCGGCATTTTGCAGACTGGCCATTCTCCGGATGAGCTACGGCCCGTTTTGGGCGACTATTCCAACCTGTTCGAACGGCTTTTGGCGAACCAAGGTTTCACCTTTGAGACCTTCGATGTCGTTGACGACGTGTTCCCTGATGCGCCTGAACGGTGCGATGGCTGGCTAATCACAGGTTCCAAACATGGGGCTTATGAAGACCACCCATGGATTGCGCCCCTCGAGACCTTGATCCGTGACATCTATGCGCAGGAAGTTCCGCTAGTCGGCGTTTGCTTTGGCCACCAGATCATCGCGCAGGCCCTTGGCGGTAAAGTCGAAAAGTTCAAAGACGGCTGGGCCGTGGGCCGCCAGACCTATGACTGGGACGGCGAAACTGTCTCGTTGAATGCTTGGCACCAAGACCAAGTTGTTGAACGTCCAGCTGACGCGACTTCTGTCGCCTGCAACGACTTTTGCGAAAATGCGGCACTGGTCTACGGGAAGCGCGCATTCACCGTTCAGGCCCACCCAGAGTTTGAAGCTGAGCTTATTGACGGATTGATCCGCACCCGTGGTGGCGCAGTGCCAGCTGACCTAATTAGCGCCGCACGCGCAGACCTCGAAAACGAGGTCGACAACAAACGCCTTGCTGCACAAATCAGTGCCTTTTTCAAAGGAGTGGCAGCATGA
- the rlmJ gene encoding 23S rRNA (adenine(2030)-N(6))-methyltransferase RlmJ, producing MLSYQHLYHAGNLADVHKHAALSWVLEYMTRKDKPMSYIETHGGRGLYDLSAVEAVKTGEAEAGIAVAEPWFADDHPYARTLAACRAENGEKSYPGSPWIASNLLRGDDVLHIAELHPQEFEGLYDAVPGAHVHAIDGFDLVYSMCPPTPRRGCMLIDPSYEIKDDYVAIVRHFTKIAKIWPVGVLILWYPILTDARHRTMRSSIMGALPDALNHEVYFEPAREGHRMVGSGLIVVNAPWGLDEELKSLGAQFAKL from the coding sequence ATGTTGTCGTACCAACACCTGTATCACGCGGGAAATTTGGCGGATGTGCATAAGCATGCCGCCCTGTCTTGGGTGCTGGAGTATATGACGCGCAAAGACAAACCCATGAGCTATATCGAAACACACGGTGGACGTGGGCTGTATGATTTAAGCGCTGTTGAGGCGGTGAAAACCGGCGAGGCAGAGGCGGGTATCGCTGTCGCGGAGCCGTGGTTTGCGGATGATCATCCTTACGCGCGAACACTGGCTGCGTGCCGCGCCGAGAATGGGGAGAAATCCTATCCGGGATCGCCTTGGATCGCGTCGAACCTGTTGCGCGGTGATGATGTTTTGCACATTGCTGAATTGCACCCGCAAGAGTTTGAAGGGTTATATGACGCAGTCCCCGGCGCGCATGTTCATGCGATTGATGGGTTCGACTTGGTCTATTCCATGTGCCCGCCAACGCCGCGGCGTGGCTGTATGCTGATCGACCCGTCCTATGAAATAAAAGACGACTACGTGGCGATCGTGCGCCATTTCACCAAGATCGCGAAAATTTGGCCAGTTGGTGTTTTGATCCTATGGTACCCGATCCTAACCGATGCGCGCCACCGCACGATGCGATCTTCCATTATGGGCGCCCTACCTGATGCGTTGAACCATGAAGTCTATTTCGAACCCGCGCGCGAAGGGCACCGGATGGTCGGATCTGGTTTAATCGTGGTGAATGCGCCTTGGGGCTTGGATGAAGAGTTGAAGTCGCTTGGGGCGCAGTTTGCCAAGCTTTGA
- a CDS encoding TerB family tellurite resistance protein produces MFERVLSLLRSPADFTEMPEADARHALGALLVRVAKADGAYLFQEIEEIDHLLADLYELNAIEAARMRAECERLEAAMPDTSELAHILSCDVTNGECNNLVRALWKVADADGQRHDSETQVVAIATKTFGMSPEDAAALRA; encoded by the coding sequence ATGTTTGAACGCGTCCTTTCCCTTCTTCGATCACCTGCAGATTTCACCGAAATGCCGGAGGCAGATGCCCGTCACGCACTTGGGGCATTGTTGGTGCGCGTTGCCAAGGCTGACGGTGCCTATCTGTTTCAAGAGATCGAGGAAATCGACCATCTGCTGGCCGACCTGTACGAGCTGAACGCGATTGAAGCTGCACGAATGCGGGCTGAGTGTGAAAGACTGGAAGCCGCGATGCCGGACACCAGTGAGCTTGCCCATATCTTGTCGTGCGATGTGACCAATGGTGAGTGCAACAACCTTGTGCGTGCGCTTTGGAAAGTCGCGGATGCAGACGGGCAGCGTCACGATTCCGAAACCCAAGTGGTCGCGATCGCGACAAAAACCTTTGGCATGTCGCCAGAAGATGCAGCGGCTTTGCGCGCCTAG
- a CDS encoding ABC transporter permease, with translation MFEFCADPDSLETLKWLSCYLTTGKHMGFYWSFLTVLTLLAITAPLALSFGMGGAMAARSRIAPVSWLGKGYIAIVRGVPDIAFFLFFVIALDQGIEYLRHQAICPDWPDAIRQGNDFIVCQAAKMPLSNAAPEVHDRYGFFIAVFTFAIVFGAFAGNVLFGAMKAVPKPQIETAESYGMTPRQTFWRIVVPQMWVYALPGLGNLWMVLIKATPLLFLLGVEDIVYWARELGATKTPRFTDYPHADWRMWYFLALLVFYLAFTRVSEIVLDRTMRRLTRGQATAGGEAQRKVAG, from the coding sequence ATTTTTGAATTTTGCGCAGACCCTGACTCCCTAGAGACCTTAAAATGGCTCTCCTGCTACCTGACCACAGGCAAGCACATGGGGTTCTATTGGTCATTCCTGACCGTTCTTACATTGCTGGCGATCACGGCCCCCCTCGCCCTGTCATTTGGCATGGGCGGCGCAATGGCTGCGCGGTCCCGCATTGCACCGGTTTCATGGCTGGGCAAGGGCTACATCGCGATTGTACGTGGCGTGCCCGACATCGCGTTCTTCCTGTTTTTCGTTATCGCTCTGGACCAAGGCATCGAATACCTGCGTCATCAGGCGATCTGCCCTGACTGGCCCGACGCCATTCGCCAAGGCAACGATTTCATCGTTTGCCAAGCCGCGAAAATGCCGCTGAGCAATGCCGCCCCCGAAGTACATGACCGTTACGGGTTCTTCATCGCCGTGTTCACCTTCGCCATCGTGTTCGGTGCTTTCGCTGGCAACGTGTTGTTTGGCGCAATGAAGGCTGTACCTAAACCACAGATCGAAACCGCTGAGTCCTATGGCATGACCCCGCGCCAAACCTTTTGGCGCATCGTCGTGCCGCAGATGTGGGTCTACGCCCTGCCCGGTCTTGGGAACCTGTGGATGGTGCTGATCAAAGCCACGCCGCTGTTGTTTCTACTTGGCGTCGAAGACATCGTTTATTGGGCGCGTGAACTCGGCGCGACCAAAACACCGCGTTTTACCGATTACCCCCACGCCGATTGGCGCATGTGGTATTTCCTTGCACTGCTGGTGTTCTACCTCGCGTTTACGCGTGTTTCTGAAATCGTTCTGGATCGCACCATGCGCCGCCTCACCCGTGGCCAAGCGACAGCAGGCGGCGAAGCCCAACGTAAGGTGGCTGGTTGA
- a CDS encoding TerB family tellurite resistance protein, with the protein MFADLFKRLTAPDPAPLPDVDARVALGALLVRLARSDGSYDGEEISQIDAVLMQRYGLTELEAADLRIQCEAAETEAPDTVRFTRAIKDAVPFEDRVGVIEALWSVVLADGVRDEHEDAMLRMVAPLLGVSDMESHQARLRVSQG; encoded by the coding sequence ATGTTTGCAGACCTTTTCAAACGCTTAACCGCGCCCGATCCCGCCCCGCTTCCTGACGTTGATGCCCGCGTTGCCCTTGGCGCGTTGTTGGTAAGGCTTGCGCGGTCTGATGGGTCGTATGACGGCGAAGAAATTTCCCAGATTGATGCGGTTTTAATGCAGCGCTACGGCTTGACCGAACTTGAAGCCGCCGATTTGCGCATCCAATGCGAAGCGGCAGAAACCGAAGCGCCTGATACAGTGCGTTTTACTCGCGCCATTAAGGATGCAGTTCCGTTTGAAGACCGTGTTGGCGTGATCGAGGCCCTTTGGTCCGTCGTTCTGGCTGACGGTGTGCGCGACGAACATGAAGACGCTATGTTGCGTATGGTCGCGCCGCTGCTGGGTGTTAGCGATATGGAAAGCCACCAAGCCCGTCTTCGCGTGTCGCAAGGCTGA
- a CDS encoding phosphate/phosphite/phosphonate ABC transporter substrate-binding protein has translation MFASLPMYDRPENRAAHDALWDGVRGALGFGPEALDRETDHVEGWGRDDLLLGQICNLPYRAQFRDNVTRIACSDYGLTDTPAGYYHSVFVVRAEDAPRGLAPATLGRFAYNDALSHSGWGGPLARVTEQGLQFHTTLHTGAHIDSMKAVVDGRADLAAIDAVTWRMLQSWEPRSAELRVIGRTGLSPGMTFITAKTIDPAPIKAALNTAIAELSPEHAQTLGVRGIVELADSAYDLPIPKAP, from the coding sequence ATGTTTGCCAGTTTGCCAATGTATGATCGGCCGGAAAACCGGGCCGCCCATGATGCATTGTGGGATGGTGTACGTGGTGCGTTAGGATTTGGGCCTGAAGCGCTTGATCGGGAAACCGACCATGTTGAGGGCTGGGGCCGTGACGATTTGCTGTTGGGGCAGATTTGCAACCTCCCGTATCGGGCGCAATTTCGTGATAACGTCACAAGGATTGCCTGCAGCGACTACGGATTAACGGACACCCCAGCTGGCTATTACCATTCTGTTTTCGTTGTACGTGCAGAGGATGCGCCGCGCGGTCTTGCGCCAGCCACTTTGGGCCGTTTTGCCTATAACGACGCGCTGTCCCATTCCGGTTGGGGTGGTCCGCTGGCGCGTGTCACCGAACAAGGGCTGCAGTTTCACACCACGCTGCATACGGGCGCGCATATCGACAGCATGAAAGCCGTTGTCGATGGTCGCGCCGATTTGGCGGCGATTGACGCTGTGACGTGGCGTATGTTGCAGTCGTGGGAGCCCCGGTCAGCAGAATTGCGCGTTATTGGCCGCACCGGTCTTTCACCTGGAATGACCTTCATCACGGCTAAAACCATTGATCCTGCGCCAATCAAAGCGGCTTTAAACACTGCAATCGCTGAACTTTCACCAGAACATGCGCAGACACTCGGGGTGCGCGGGATCGTCGAACTCGCAGATAGCGCTTATGACCTTCCCATTCCGAAAGCCCCCTAA